A DNA window from Phoenix dactylifera cultivar Barhee BC4 chromosome 13, palm_55x_up_171113_PBpolish2nd_filt_p, whole genome shotgun sequence contains the following coding sequences:
- the LOC103701640 gene encoding uncharacterized protein LOC103701640, with protein MEWFQDVYNKEKTLSSEKPKRKMKTPAQVEALEKFYNEHKYPSESMKSQFAKLIGLSEKQVSGWFCHRRLKDKKIMEGEVYANGKHHNGLVHDHASGLRQESCSSTKQGDRHFDLKEVESKRSFGRSSSSAVPAFEQRGRQINVGCYASADDRCSGSSSASQERLQHLGGDPCALASSRHSSRDGNYMLMNTRGVMSSGSVMDFRYSYLEVENVHPTISYVKQKLGRHYREDGPALRINFDTLPPGAFDSPIQDANFGNSWNHFEPYYVGDSMHHCASSIPWIPKETKGYDKYRNEKLSNGSYPEAIGFRKSMQRFLDQDGLPGYQLNSRALLTKQSDSVAKQTCLVEKVEDFAGKASDYNSHSNGRCAKYGTKEDESSCGHRFDINGQKAYTNKAFPYNHYYYSSQVSQGEEFLESKFSKSACKSNDFLDTEDVLMPRRPVKKEKIYKEKIVSECSIPVQPKMLMEMGRKVNGLQFQQQDYGTKSFEKFSRRKPVIRYNGDKATSLSEDETGGTTLSID; from the exons ATGGAAT GGTTCCAGGATGTATATAACAAAGAAAAGACACTGTCTTCTGAGAAACCCAAGAGAAAGATGAAGACTCCTGCACAGGTTGAGGCATTAGAGAAGTTTTATAATG AGCACAAATACCCCAGTGAATCAATGAAGTCACAGTTTGCAAAGCTAATAGGATTGTCAGAGAAGCAGGTCTCTGGATGGTTCTGCCACAGAAGGTTGAAAGACAAGAAAATAATGGAAGGTGAAGTTTATGCAAATGGAAAACATCACAATGGTCTAGTACATGATCACGCGAGTGGACTTAGACAGGAATCCTGCAGCAGTACCAAACAGGGGGATAGGCATTTTGATCTGAAAGAAGTAGAAAGCAAAAGATCTTTTGGCCGTAGTTCTTCATCTGCTGTTCCTGCTTTTGAGCAGAGGGGTCGGCAGATCAATGTTGGATGTTATGCTAGTGCAGATGATAGATGTTCAGGAAGTAGCTCAGCATCTCAAGAAAGGTTGCAACATCTGGGTGGGGATCCTTGTGCTTTGGCATCCTCAAGGCATTCATCCCGGGATGGCAATTACATGTTGATGAATACAAGGGGTGTAATGAGCAGTGGATCTGTGATGGATTTCAGATACTCATATTTAGAGGTTGAGAATGTGCATCCAACTATTTCTTATGTTAAGCAGAAATTAGGAAGACATTATCGTGAAGATGGTCCAGCTCTTCGTATCAATTTTGACACACTTCCACCTGGTGCATTTGATTCACCAATTCAGGATGCAAATTTTGGTAATTCATGGAATCATTTTG AACCATATTATGTGGGAGATTCTATGCACCATTGTGCTAGCAGCATCCCTTGGATTCCCAAGGAAACTAAG GGTTATGATAAATATAGGAATGAGAAACTTTCAAATGGCTCGTATCCAGAAGCAATTGGCTTTAGAAAAAGCATGCAGAGATTTCTTGATCAAGATGGCTTGCCAGGCTACCAGTTAAACTCAAGGGCCTTGCTGACCAAGCAGAGTGATTCTGTCGCAAAACAGACCTGTCTAGTGGAAAAGGTTGAAGATTTTGCAGGCAAAGCTTCTGACTATAACAGCCATAGTAACGGAAGATGTGCTAAGTACGGAACTAAAGAGGATGAAAGTAGTTGCGGGCATCGCTTTGATATAAATGGTCAAAAAGCTTATACCAACAAAGCATTTCCTTATAATCATTATTACTACAGTTCTCAAGTATCTCAGGGAGAAGAATTCTTGGaatctaagttttcaaaatcagcatgtaaaagcAATGATTTTCTTGATACTGAGGATGTATTGATGCCTAGGAGACCAGTGAAG AAGGAAAAGATTTACAAAGAAAAGATAGTTAGTGAATGTTCTATTCCTGTGCAACCCAAAATGCTAATGGAG ATGGGCAGGAAGGTGAATGGCCTACAATTTCAACAGCAGGATTATGGAACAAAAAGTTTTGAGAAATTTTCACGGAGAAAACCAGTCATAAG GTATAATGGAGACAAGGCAACTAGTTTAAGTGAGGACGAAACTGGCGGCACCACCTTGTCCATAGACTAA